The Drosophila mauritiana strain mau12 chromosome 2R, ASM438214v1, whole genome shotgun sequence genome has a segment encoding these proteins:
- the LOC117136977 gene encoding autophagy-related protein 9A gives MSSPHINYRSLAEEAASPFLEHHPSTGQGPSKTQDAKANAAAAHLDPLGEHELEQPLDEHDTEHEGEDTPRNSGVMIHMVPETGRARWNHIEDLDSFFSRMYQYQQKHGFTVIVVDEMLQVLEFGFVVWLLAFVMHCVRFDVLFGDTPPGGPNPNKTTLSDVMYPTGECLANFTWVTYLVVFIAAIYLGIRLLKMVYHITQYADIRRFYNSALHIEDSDLDNFTWHEVQQRIRRVQAEQHMCIDKESLTELDIYHRVLRFKNYLVALMNKQLLPVRFHIPLYGEVVSLSRGMLFNIDFILFRGPGSPFQNNWQLRDEFAVRSNQTELAQRLSKLILGVALLNLVLAPVIFVWQLIYFSFSYANILRKEPGALGLRTWSNYGRLYLRHFNELDHELDARLNRAYDYADRYLNSFSSPLAAVIAKNLLFISGGLLLLILALGIYEEHVFQVEHLLVILAGLGAIGVVCRTLIPDENLVWCPEQLMTAILAHVHYLPSEWRQQAHTTKVRQEFSNFFQFKAGYLLSEIFSPFVTPFVLIFVFRPKAIELVRFFRTFTVSVRGVGNVCSFAQMDVRKHGNPDWQLTSELEEMTRATAQQPQQEPQQQSLAGGKTEMSLLRFTLNNPEWQMPKEAKQFLRGVREHAVGELVQAKTSMVQENPLTNSLISFGTMGADYCSIANSVLTAQVTPQQLEISQSLRPGLAPVSGGFPVAASDFRQMLQQNLSASVGPLDSMRRLRLSRAEGRLEGPTDTLLYGLCGVDPRVGSTPLNVGVADMCLSALYLHELNQQKRQARQSRIDEAEDERPGPSHWPPRPPAAPSAAAGSGSRHTVITSKAAESTPLLGSIRS, from the coding sequence ATGTCTAGCCCACATATCAACTACCGCTCCCTGGCCGAGGAGGCGGCCAGCCCGTTCCTGGAGCACCATCCCTCCACAGGCCAAGGCCCATCCAAAACACAAGACGCAAAAGCGAACGCAGCTGCTGCGCATTTAGACCCCCTCGGTGAACACGAGCTGGAGCAGCCGCTGGACGAGCACGACACCGAACATGAGGGCGAGGACACGCCTCGAAACAGTGGCGTCATGATCCACATGGTTCCGGAGACGGGGCGTGCGCGGTGGAACCATATCGAGGACCTTGACTCGTTCTTCTCGCGAATGTATCAGTACCAGCAGAAGCACGGATTCACAGTGATTGTAGTGGACGAAATGCTACAGGTTCTGGAGTTTGGCTTTGTCGTCTGGCTACTTGCCTTTGTGATGCACTGCGTCCGCTTTGATGTGCTCTTTGGGGATACCCCTCCAGGGGGACCTAATCCCAACAAGACAACTCTATCCGATGTGATGTACCCCACAGGCGAGTGCTTAGCCAACTTTACTTGGGTTACGTACCTGGTTGTGTTCATAGCCGCTATCTACTTGGGCATAAGGCTGCTGAAAATGGTGTACCATATTACCCAGTACGCCGATATAAGGAGATTCTACAACTCTGCGCTTCATATCGAGGATTCGGATCTGGACAACTTTACGTGGCACGAGGTGCAACAGCGGATTCGTCGTGTCCAGGCCGAACAGCATATGTGCATCGACAAGGAGTCGCTCACGGAATTGGACATCTATCACCGAGTTCTGCGCTTCAAGAACTACCTGGTGGCACTGATGAACAAGCAACTGCTGCCTGTAAGGTTCCACATACCGCTTTATGGCGAAGTGGTCTCGCTGAGTAGaggtatgttgttcaacatTGACTTCATCCTGTTTCGCGGCCCGGGATCTCCCTTCCAGAACAACTGGCAGCTGCGCGATGAGTTTGCGGTAAGGAGCAACCAAACGGAGCTGGCGCAGCGACTCTCCAAACTGATATTGGGAGTGGCGTTGTTAAATTTGGTCCTGGCGCCTGTGATCTTCGTATGGCAGCTTATCTACTTCAGTTTCTCCTATGCGAACATTCTTCGTAAGGAGCCTGGTGCCCTTGGGCTGCGTACATGGTCCAATTACGGACGCCTCTACCTGCGCCATTTTAATGAGCTGGACCACGAACTAGATGCCAGGCTGAATCGGGCATATGACTACGCGGATCGCTATCTTAACTCCTTTTCCTCGCCACTGGCCGCTGTGATAGCCAAAAACCTGCTCTTTATCAGTGGAGGACTACTACTTCTTATCCTTGCATTGGGCATTTACGAGGAGCACGTCTTCCAAGTGGAGCATTTGCTTGTCATCCTTGCAGGGCTCGGCGCCATAGGTGTGGTCTGCAGAACTCTAATACCGGATGAGAATCTCGTTTGGTGCCCGGAGCAGCTAATGACCGCCATTCTGGCGCACGTTCACTACCTGCCCTCCGAATGGCGGCAGCAGGCGCACACGACAAAGGTTCGCCAGGAGTTTAGCAACTTCTTTCAGTTTAAGGCTGGCTACCTACTCAGCGAAATCTTCAGTCCCTTCGTCACACCCTTCGTGCTGATCTTTGTGTTCAGGCCAAAGGCCATAGAGCTGGTGCGTTTCTTCAGGACGTTCACCGTATCCGTGCGAGGAGTGGGCAACGTATGCTCCTTTGCCCAGATGGATGTTCGCAAGCACGGCAATCCCGACTGGCAGCTAACCAGCGAGCTGGAGGAGATGACCCGGGCTACAGCTCAACAGCCGCAGCAGGAGCCACAGCAGCAAAGTTTGGCCGGCGGCAAAACGGAGATGTCGCTTCTCCGCTTCACTCTGAATAATCCCGAGTGGCAGATGCCGAAGGAGGCCAAGCAGTTCCTGCGCGGCGTCAGGGAACACGCCGTGGGTGAACTAGTCCAGGCCAAGACGTCGATGGTGCAGGAGAACCCGCTGACCAACAGCCTCATCTCATTTGGCACCATGGGAGCGGACTATTGTTCCATTGCGAACTCTGTGCTGACCGCTCAGGTGACGCCCCAGCAACTGGAGATCTCGCAGTCGCTGCGTCCGGGTCTTGCACCGGTATCTGGAGGATTCCCCGTCGCAGCCAGCGACTTCCGCCAGATGTTGCAGCAGAATCTGTCCGCCAGTGTCGGCCCGCTGGACAGTATGCGCCGCTTGCGCCTCAGCCGGGCTGAAGGCCGCTTGGAAGGTCCGACGGATACACTGCTCTACGGACTCTGTGGAGTGGACCCGCGCGTGGGCAGCACTCCCTTGAACGTGGGCGTGGCCGACATGTGCCTGAGTGCCCTCTATCTGCACGAGCTTAACCAGCAGAAGCGCCAAGCGCGTCAGTCTCGCATCGACGAGGCCGAGGACGAGCGTCCTGGTCCGAGCCATTGGCCACCGCGACCACCGGCTGCTCCGTCGGCTGCCGCTGGCTCCGGCTCCCGCCATACCGTGATTACCTCAAAGGCTGCCGAGAGCACGCCGCTTTTGGGTAGCATCCGCTCATAG